Proteins encoded together in one candidate division WOR-3 bacterium window:
- the miaB gene encoding tRNA (N6-isopentenyl adenosine(37)-C2)-methylthiotransferase MiaB, whose product MSKFYLQVYGCQMNQYEAELVRHILNQSGFSETDNAEDADVFLMVTCSVRDHAEQRALGRLATFKSYKNRSSEKIVGVLGCAAQRLNEKLITDYGADIVVGPDGYRHLPELINRRRNGAPPQLFVPINDECYPDIHPQIRNAVTANVTIMRGCNNFCSYCIVPYVKGPERSRPVESIVNEVEQLVRAGVKEVTLLGQNVLAYQDRETSFTELLATVCTIDGIERVRFLTSHPRDLTEKIIDRIARLPKVCPQFHLPLQSGSNRILQLMNRGYTREEYMEKVQLLRDKIPEVSITTDIIVGFPTEDEDDFAATLETVRAVKFDFAYMFKYSPRPGTRAAAIQPAVPEAIARRRLTELIKLQNQITRNANQALVGKTCELLIEGPSPRGQGSLGRTRQGKVVILDEEIPPGTLVSTMVKAVRGWTPIGQVRNTIQALVTGGC is encoded by the coding sequence GTGTCAAAATTCTATTTGCAGGTTTACGGCTGTCAGATGAATCAATACGAAGCCGAATTGGTGCGCCACATACTTAATCAATCGGGATTTAGTGAAACTGATAACGCAGAGGACGCCGATGTCTTCTTAATGGTCACCTGCTCGGTACGCGACCACGCCGAACAAAGAGCCCTGGGCAGACTGGCAACATTTAAATCCTACAAAAACCGCTCGTCGGAAAAAATCGTCGGCGTTCTCGGTTGTGCTGCCCAGCGCCTAAACGAAAAACTAATCACCGACTACGGAGCGGATATCGTTGTTGGACCTGACGGTTACCGACACCTTCCCGAACTTATCAACCGCCGAAGAAACGGTGCCCCGCCCCAGTTGTTTGTGCCGATTAACGACGAGTGCTATCCGGACATTCACCCCCAAATCCGAAATGCCGTTACCGCAAATGTAACAATAATGCGCGGTTGTAACAACTTTTGTTCATACTGCATCGTCCCTTATGTAAAAGGTCCGGAACGTTCCCGACCGGTGGAAAGCATCGTAAATGAAGTCGAGCAGCTGGTACGCGCCGGAGTAAAAGAGGTAACGCTTTTGGGCCAGAATGTCCTTGCCTATCAGGACCGGGAAACAAGTTTCACCGAACTGCTGGCAACCGTTTGCACTATTGACGGTATCGAACGGGTTCGTTTTCTTACATCTCATCCCCGTGATTTGACGGAAAAAATAATCGACCGGATTGCCCGTTTACCGAAAGTTTGCCCGCAGTTCCACCTCCCATTACAGTCGGGTTCCAATCGTATCCTGCAGCTTATGAACCGGGGCTACACCCGCGAGGAGTACATGGAGAAAGTGCAGCTGTTAAGAGATAAAATACCCGAAGTGTCAATTACCACCGACATCATTGTGGGATTTCCCACCGAGGATGAAGATGATTTTGCTGCCACACTGGAAACTGTCCGGGCGGTCAAATTTGACTTTGCCTATATGTTCAAATATTCACCCCGGCCCGGAACGCGCGCCGCCGCAATCCAGCCTGCGGTGCCGGAAGCCATAGCCCGGCGTCGCCTTACCGAACTGATTAAATTGCAAAACCAGATTACCCGGAATGCCAATCAGGCGCTGGTCGGAAAAACCTGCGAACTGCTGATTGAAGGACCGAGTCCGCGTGGCCAGGGTAGCCTGGGCAGAACCCGCCAAGGAAAGGTTGTCATCCTTGACGAGGAAATTCCGCCGGGTACTCTTGTCTCAACTATGGTCAAAGCGGTTCGAGGTTGGACGCCAATCGGTCAGGTGCGCAATACAATACAAGCCCTTGTCACAGGAGGTTGTTAA
- a CDS encoding LapA family protein, whose amino-acid sequence MLTFRVILILLAFVILFILGWQNQTTATVQVFWRTFYNVPLAFVMLYSFAFGALCVGIFTIVSEIRLRTRLHRQRQEIEALTEELRALRNAPLSIIPSPQEPAPSEIPIDDNSPKGA is encoded by the coding sequence ATGCTTACATTTAGAGTAATTCTTATCTTACTTGCCTTTGTCATCCTTTTTATCCTGGGCTGGCAGAATCAAACCACGGCAACCGTTCAAGTGTTCTGGCGCACCTTTTACAATGTCCCCCTTGCCTTTGTAATGCTTTACTCTTTTGCCTTTGGTGCCCTGTGCGTCGGCATATTTACGATTGTTTCCGAAATCAGGTTGCGTACCCGACTCCACCGGCAGCGCCAGGAGATTGAAGCCTTAACCGAAGAACTTCGTGCCCTGCGCAATGCACCACTGAGCATAATTCCTTCACCCCAAGAACCGGCACCGAGCGAAATTCCCATCGACGACAACAGCCCAAAAGGAGCATAG